cccctgcccccaaacatcTATTTGGTACTCACTCTGAATTTACAGCACCAGCACTAATTGCATGGACCACAGAGAAGTTAGTTCTGAATGTGCACTGGGGTaacagaatgtggccagcagttacatttaaaaaattaaattaatatgtgTGGAAACCATAATGTTTGGATGGTGTAGcccatttatatatttgtattgttCCATGTTTACAAGTATTCTAATCAGAGATACAGTGAGGACAGAGTATACAGTGTAATCATTCAGATGGTAGATTGCAAATACTGAGGCTACTTTTGCTTTTGCTAGGTCTATAGCATTTATGTTCTAAGTCTAGAAAAGCCcaccagaaaaaaataaaatggaagtgaTAGGAAGGGTAGTAAAGGATAAATATGTTGCTAAAGTTTTTGTAGGGTTTTCATACCAGACAATATTGCCTCTTCCATTTTTTTCCTGATAGTCAGTGAGCCTGACTGTTCAGACTTGTGTATTAGGAgtgattccactgaaatcaattgaattactctgttgtaaaactagggagAAGAGAATGCAGGCCCAGTTTCTCCATTAGTGCCAGGGTAGATAGTCCTTCAATACATGCAGCAAAGGAGGGAGAAGCCTCTGAATTTCACTGTTCAACCATCATTTATAATATCCTGTTACAGGGGCCTCAGGAATAACAGAGCCACAGCAGAAGACATTGCTCAATATTACCAACATTATGTGGCAAAGAAAGGGCTGCAGCAGAATTTTATCTGTGGGACTGTTGTGACATCTGTGAGGAAAGTGAGCCCAGATGTAAACTTCAGCTATGCACAGCAGGATCCTGAGAGGAACAGTCACTCCTTCTGGGATTTCCCTGAGAAAGATGACCAGATTGCTAGTGGGAATCTCTTCCAGGTGGATGGATTCATAAAAAACACTAATGGTTGTCAGCAACCCTTCTCCATCTATGCAGAGAATGTGGTTTTAGCCACAGGAACATATGACAGTCCATCCAAGCTTGGAGTTAATggagaggaccttccttttgtCCATCACAAACTCTCTGCCCTTGAAGAAGCAGTGAAGAACAAGAGGGTTGGCATGACATCAGATCCAGTCTTGATTGTAGGTGCCGGGCTGACAGCTGCTGATGCAATTCTCTTTGCTCACCATTGCAACATCCCAGTGATCCATGCCTTTCGCAGAAGGGTCAACGATCCAGGCCTCATCTTCAATCAGCTCCCCAAAATGATGTATCCGGAGTACCACAAAGTCCACCAGATGATGAAAGAACAGTCAGTTGCATGTCCTGGGCCATATGAATGTTACGTCAGCCTTCCTGAACATCATGTCCTGTCCTTTACAGAGGACAAGAAGTGTATCTTCCAGGATAAGAGTGGTCACCAGAAAGTCTTTAACATTTCTATGGCTTTTGTTCTCATTGGCTCAAACCCCAACCTCTCCTTCTTACCAAATAATGGCATTGACTTGGCAATTGACAATGAGCAGCCAGTCAACTCCAAGAGGAACCCCATCAACGTTGACCCATTTACCTACGAATGTGTTCAGGAGAAAGGGCTTTATGCTGTGGGACCATTAGCTGGGGACAACTTTGTGCGTTTTGTGCAGGGAGGGGCTCTGGCTGTTGCCAGCTCTTTGttaaagaaagcaaacaaaaatccTCCTTAACAAGCAAAAACTGCCCTAAGCCAAAAGGGTTCAAACAGGTGATTCCTATTTTCTTTGAGAAATAAAGCATTTAACATGTACACTTTCCTCTGCGGTGCTCTCCAGGACAGTGCCGAGTCACTAAACTCTCAGTGGGCTCATTTGGGAAAGATAAGTCAGCAAGTACATGGTTTGGGATTTAGATCTCCGTGTTGCCAACATTTCTACTTTGTTAAAAggttgaatttaagtgcaaccaaGGGAAGCAGCCCCATCCTGGTGGAGCTTTGCACTAAGGGAATTGGGAACTTGCACCCTAGTTTGGAATGGTTGGGGGCAAAGTAGCAATCGCTTCACTATATAAATGCCTTGCCGCTGGTTTAAAAGAGTTTTCATCCTTTAACTGTTTTCCTGGTAGCCATATTGGCAAGCCGTGTGTTTAGGTAGTCTTTTTTGAATGTTACTGGACAAATACTGGTAACACTACACAAC
Above is a genomic segment from Gopherus flavomarginatus isolate rGopFla2 chromosome 14, rGopFla2.mat.asm, whole genome shotgun sequence containing:
- the OSGIN1 gene encoding oxidative stress-induced growth inhibitor 1, giving the protein MYPVLNKLPNKSDSKPLPIVVIGNGPSGICLSYLLSGYIPYIKRGSAHPHPILQKKLEETPEVPIIDQDLEYLSEGLEGRSQSPVALLFDTLLRPDTDFGGTAESVLTWWHETNRAIPHLILGRNPPGGAWHLIEGSMITLSQGEWMGLPDLQFKDWMRKKRRGLRNNRATAEDIAQYYQHYVAKKGLQQNFICGTVVTSVRKVSPDVNFSYAQQDPERNSHSFWDFPEKDDQIASGNLFQVDGFIKNTNGCQQPFSIYAENVVLATGTYDSPSKLGVNGEDLPFVHHKLSALEEAVKNKRVGMTSDPVLIVGAGLTAADAILFAHHCNIPVIHAFRRRVNDPGLIFNQLPKMMYPEYHKVHQMMKEQSVACPGPYECYVSLPEHHVLSFTEDKKCIFQDKSGHQKVFNISMAFVLIGSNPNLSFLPNNGIDLAIDNEQPVNSKRNPINVDPFTYECVQEKGLYAVGPLAGDNFVRFVQGGALAVASSLLKKANKNPP